The sequence ATTTTAATCAGCCAGCCTAATCGTTGATACTTCGTTTCAGCCAACAGAGATGTTAATACCAATAAAGAGGAACTCCTAATGAAAGAGGATTTACAGAGCAACACAGTCTTGCATTTGGCAGCGTGGAATAATGACGTGAAGACTGTCGAAATGTGCCTTAACTATGGCGCTGATGTTAACGTTACTAAACACAACTCGATCACTGCACTGCACTTGGCCGCTACTAAAGGAAACCTTGGAGTAGCCCATTTGCTGATATCAAGAGGAGCTAAGGTAGATGTGAAAGACGAAGATTCCAAAACACCGCTTCACAGGTATATGTATCCTCTTGATTTCATATCATTTTATATATTTCATTTCGTCCATAAACAGTGCGTGATGTAAAGCGCATCTTTGCTTTGATGCATGATCGAAGCAGTTAACATTATAATGAATTTGTCTCAAACTTCTTCTTCTTGAAATGTTTGGTTTCATGTCCAAAAGGGCTGCGATGTTCAACCaaacaaattttattgaatttctCCTGGAAAGAGAAGCCAAACTGGAAGCACGAGATGGCGAAGGCCGTTCTCCATTTTTGAACGCTGTTGCTGCTGGTCGCTTGGAGGCGGCTCAGCTTCTCCTCCACAGTGGAGCAGACATCAGTGCCACCGACCTGCTCATGAAAACCTGTATACATATCGctgtggaaaatgaaaatcttGATGTGCTGACCATGCTTTTGGAGAGGCCCTCCGGGATAGACAATTTAAACAGAAGCGATTTTCTTGATAGACTTTCCTTGCACTATGCCGCAATGGCACAAGATATTAAGGTATTTAAGAAATCGATCGGATTGCTTGATCAGGAACAGTTTTATTCTTACAAGTCATTTCTTCTCAGAACTTTACAAGAACTATCATAAGCGCTTTTTTAAATTCTCTACTTTATGTATCAGAGGGCCGACAGTGCATTGCTGATTGCGGAGACTAAAAATCAAATGGAATGTCTCGCCCACCAACCTCTTTCTCTCGGGAGTCAACAAGACACTGCGGGGGTGGACTACTAAGTGGTCTTCCCTTTTCATCAGTGAATCATGAAGTAGAACCATGACTAACCTTCTAAACGAGAGTTTCAATTGAAAGGGCAAAATGACACTGGTCACATACGAAAACATCTAGTTTTGGAATATTAAAAATGGAGTGATTGGCTCACTgccaaatatttttgttgtgaTATAGATCTTAGAGCTGGTGTTGTCCAAACAGAAGCTCCATGGCCATGATATTCCTTTCCAAGACGAACAACATAAGACGCCTCTCCATCTTGCGGCAGAAATGGGCTCATCCAAGAATGTTGAAGCACTCGCAAAATATACGAATAAAATCAATTCGCGAGACGAAAGAGGAAGAACTGCTTTGCACAGCGCTGCAAGAAAGGGACAGAGGTAATAATctagatgtttttttctagattTCCGTCTTATAAGAGCCCTAATTCTCAAGTTTCTTCAATCCTTTAAAGGATAAACAAATGAGATTCTCATAGCTTGGAGATGTCACTCGCGTCCCCTACCCTTCCCTTACGCGTCCTTTTGGTATGAACTTCATAACAACAGGTTTTGAATTTAATCCTTTTTCACAGAAAATCTTGTCTCACCCTTCTCACCATGGGAGCAGATGCCAACAGTAGAGACAACAACCATCGTACACCCTTAATGTTGGCGGCTAACAATAACAAGTTGAAGTGTGTAGCGGTTCTACTGAACTTCAAGGCCTCTCCTGACCTGCAAGATGCCCAAGGCAACTCCGCCTTACTCTTAGCTTGTGCTCAAGGACATGGAGCCATTGTCAACTTGCTGATGGACCATGGTGCAAGTTTgacacttaacaacaagcaagAGTTTGATTGCTTGGAACTAGCAGCCAAAGCTGGATCATCTGATGTGGCTATGGCTATCGTCAAGCACAAAAGGTTCATCTGTTAACCGTTCACGAGTAACAAGTACACCTTCAAgcctttttttttggaaagaaaactAAATCTCGGTCGACTTCACCTTGGCAATTCATTACACTCTCTGTGAATTTTGTCCAAATATACTGCATCTAATCATTAGCATTTAGTATATTGTGCGTGACCCATTGTGCTTTAATTACTGCTTTGATTTGTTAAAGCTTTAAACGTTCacactttttcctttttcagtcTTTAATATGAGTGCTGTTTgcaagaagtgaaaaagtccaTTGCGAGCTCCCTCTTAGCATCATTCAAATTCCCAGTCAAATCCAGATGGCTTTCAGTTCAGGcaatttaaaaaacattttaaaaatagacATAGGGATTTAGACCTTACAACACGAATCAATCGTGTTTGACAGTTTATTACTTTTTCTCATCAGGTGGATGGAACTTGAAGACTATGAGACATCAAACGGTCAAACTGCTATTTCACTCTTAATAGAAAACTTCCCAGAGGCAGCTGAAGTCGTTCTGGATCATAGTGTTCACTACTCAGAACATCTTAATCCAAGCAATCCAGAATACACCGTCACTTACAATTTTAAACATCTGGACCACGATCCAGACGTGAAGTCGTCAAACGGAAGATTTTCAGCAGTTAAGACGATGATCAAGCACAAGCGTGATCGCCTTCTTTTACATCCCCTCACCCTAAAGTTTAACGAGCGAAAGTGGCTTTGTCTAGGGCGGTTTGTGTTTACTATTGATTTTGCTACGTATCTTGTGCAGATGATTCTCTTTACCATCTTCATAGTTGATGCAAGAGACATTCAGGACTTCATACCGTTCAATGAAACTAGCGATGATAGATCTCCTCATCCAGGTTTGAGACCCGGAGTGAAACCCTCAGACATTTTCAAGCATGACAATTCCTTTGTGGAACCAATACCACCATTTATACTGATATTTTCTTTCATCCACATAATCAGAGATTTCTTGCAAATCTATGTGGATCGTTGGAGTTATTTTAAGCATTTCACAAATTACCTGGACTGGACTCTGTACATTACTACATCTATATTCATGATCCCTTATGTTATGGCGCCTGAGAAGGTTGACGAATTGTTCGAAGGAACGAATGCTCCACGCGTTGTGTGGATTATTGGAATAGTGGCCATCTTCGTATGCTATACGAACATGATGTTGTTTCTCAGAAGATATCGTTTGTTTGGAACCTACATCTCAATGTATGTTGAAGTGAGCCAAACGGTCATTCAAGTATTGAGCGTCTTTGTGTTTCTCGTGCTGGGATTTGCAGTTGTGTTCTACATTCTATTTCAAGAACAGGTAAGAATATGAGAACTGTACTGATGCCGTAACACAAATGTAACCAGTTTATGGGCAAGTTCCCACGGCCCACCGAGCCGTGCTTATAACGGTCTATTTTTTGTAGCattatagagcggttttcaaatgactgtcgaaaaacctaaaccaaagcaattactccgaccaatcacaacaggagcagacagcgcgatgaaccaatcacaattcccagcaattacctgtaactcgctcgaagcgcgagaaaaatcacgcgtacatggtgcgattggttttggttttgcgtctaactggttgaaaaactggcgcgagtcttttaagccaatcactaagcgtagcaatcgcaatcacgtaattactttcgacagtcatttgaaaactgctctaatgtgACTTTGATGGAACTGATCTGACACACAACCTCAGAGAAGGCGTCTTGCACGTTAGGCAGAATGCCTTCTGAGACGTCAGTTCAATGCCTGAGTGAGGGTCATCTTCATGGCATGACTGTGCAGACGGTCTGTTCGGATTATTGGAACCAACAAGCAAAGGTTCTCAGAAATTTTCTCCACCCGGACGATCAGACTCCGTCAAGATATATCACTCCTACAGTAGAGTTTGAAATGTCCATAAATTATTGTCAACTCCAAACATTATACAATTAATACTAGGAGACCACATTTCCACCATCTTTCTCCTTCTAGTCGAGATTAGCACTGTGTTTTATTTAGTTGTTTCCTTGGCATATCACTCAATAAAGTAAGCGCAGGTTTGAAACTGACTCGTCGTGGTAGCACATTTCGTTCTAACGGaattctatttaacaattagacccgtagcccgtacggggcaatagcccatgaggcgaaggcgaatgggctattgatccgtggcccttgagggcgaagggtctaattgttttagtatcacccaactaatcggacagaaaaaagcaacaataaattgagcaaaaaaaaatcttgggaataaaacgaaataaataggtttacaaaaccggcgagcTTCGCTCcgcgatgactattactaatagacctatagtagcgtagccaatcaaaatgcaggatttgcattagtccactagttgggtgatactaagtAAGTGTTAGAACGCAACTATTTACAATACAAACTCTTTTCTTCATGTTTCTTACTCCAGGTTGGCTTCCATACAGTTCACCACTCTATTCTACGCGTGTTGGTCATGATGATTGGAGAGCTGGACTTTGGAGCGATCTTTGTGGATACCATGGACGAAAATAACGAAAACAGGCAGAATCCTTTGAACCCATTTGCTTCTGTTGGCTTTTTGTTCCTCTACAGCTGTTTGTTTCTACTTTCAGTAGCATTGATGAACCTGTTGGTAAGAAAATGAAGATAAATGTCATCTCCTCTGGTTAAACAAATGCTCTATCTCCTCTGGTGAAACATTGCCtgcaatagaggttttgcacggcagccatattggatggcaggacaatgaaaattatttgaattagAAAGAaccccatgggaaaaagaatctattgttcctgccatccaacatggctgccgtgcaaaacctctatagtATTTTTTAATAGTCCTTCAATTCCAGAAGCTAGGCTTCATATGGTGAGTCTCCACCGTGCTTTCGACCTTTCATTGTCGACTTCAGTTTATTCTGAAGGTTTCTGACGAACGACGAATTAAAGCCATTGTAAGGGAACGAGTATAACAAGTCGCCTCATTCAAGTAATATGGCGCTTTGTGTCTTGATTTGTACAGGTTGGTCTGGCTGTCGGGGATATAGAAGCCATTCAAAAGTATGCTACCATCAACAGAATGGAAGTACAGCTTCAATATCAGTTTGAGATAGAGGAAGCTTACCCCAATTTCATAACCCGAAGGGCCTACCAAATGGTATACGTTGAAAAACCCAACAAGCTTAAGTTAGGCATCTACCAAAGGTAATGTGACTACCTACAAAACACGCTGAGTTTTTATATCAAATTATATGCCTCTCCGTTCCCATTTCTGAAAAACCGTCTGTACGAGAAGtctaaaatgtttttctttatttactaGAGTGATGCATTGGCTTCAGGCAAGATATGCTAAAGTGAGTCCATCACTAGGTGAACGCAGCAAATTATCTCCTCTCATTGAAGTTAAAGCCGAGATGATGAAGAACAACAAGAGAATCAAGTCAATGGAAACTATGATGGAGGTCCAAGACAAGTTACTTAGGACCTTGGCGCTAAAACTTAATTCTAAACTTAACTTGGCAGATGGTATGGAAGTtaaatgaaggtgtgaaagTTGTCATAGTTTACTTGCAGAATCCGTTTTCTGTTAACTGAAACGATATTTTCTTGAGCGTCTGCTGTTGTAGCCATGGAAACTGAGAATGCGTGCTTAGCTCTTCAGGAACAAGACTGATTCAGTGTAGAGTGTTCTTACTAGTATATTGGACATCCGTTTGAAAGGttgtaacattttattttacgTTGTTGTAGCCATGGAAACTGAGAATGCGTGCTTAGCTCTTCAGGAACAAGACTGATTCAGTGTAGAGTGTTCTTACTAGTATATTGGACATCCGTTTGAAAGGttgtaacattttattttacgTTATCGAGTATGCCATTAATTATCAGTTCATGTAAAGCACATCTAAAAGAGAAAGTAATTTCGAA is a genomic window of Acropora muricata isolate sample 2 chromosome 8, ASM3666990v1, whole genome shotgun sequence containing:
- the LOC136926890 gene encoding transient receptor potential cation channel subfamily A member 1-like produces the protein MSRGSQINRNWENNEVKDNTKRRVTCHCNPCKPRKDKRHNKDFDDSLQSIGFGDEAFKVSQERPFFDDYSDEITEVPTPVSLHTLKLFEFVREEEEDLVEDELASVIDRRQINHLSEHGFALIHVAARYNYGRIVSSLLAHGADIDIRTRDYRWTPLHLAARYNGLSTIVDVLLPHGADPTLKGENGILPLHLAARRGNEEIVKVLLDRPVVHVDAEDDSGKTALHLACSEGHRKVCEILLHHGADIKAVSEDKMTPLHCAVQNCHSEVARMILDQANRDVNTNKEELLMKEDLQSNTVLHLAAWNNDVKTVEMCLNYGADVNVTKHNSITALHLAATKGNLGVAHLLISRGAKVDVKDEDSKTPLHRAAMFNQTNFIEFLLEREAKLEARDGEGRSPFLNAVAAGRLEAAQLLLHSGADISATDLLMKTCIHIAVENENLDVLTMLLERPSGIDNLNRSDFLDRLSLHYAAMAQDIKILELVLSKQKLHGHDIPFQDEQHKTPLHLAAEMGSSKNVEALAKYTNKINSRDERGRTALHSAARKGQRKSCLTLLTMGADANSRDNNHRTPLMLAANNNKLKCVAVLLNFKASPDLQDAQGNSALLLACAQGHGAIVNLLMDHGASLTLNNKQEFDCLELAAKAGSSDVAMAIVKHKRWMELEDYETSNGQTAISLLIENFPEAAEVVLDHSVHYSEHLNPSNPEYTVTYNFKHLDHDPDVKSSNGRFSAVKTMIKHKRDRLLLHPLTLKFNERKWLCLGRFVFTIDFATYLVQMILFTIFIVDARDIQDFIPFNETSDDRSPHPGLRPGVKPSDIFKHDNSFVEPIPPFILIFSFIHIIRDFLQIYVDRWSYFKHFTNYLDWTLYITTSIFMIPYVMAPEKVDELFEGTNAPRVVWIIGIVAIFVCYTNMMLFLRRYRLFGTYISMYVEVSQTVIQVLSVFVFLVLGFAVVFYILFQEQVGFHTVHHSILRVLVMMIGELDFGAIFVDTMDENNENRQNPLNPFASVGFLFLYSCLFLLSVALMNLLVGLAVGDIEAIQKYATINRMEVQLQYQFEIEEAYPNFITRRAYQMVYVEKPNKLKLGIYQRVMHWLQARYAKVSPSLGERSKLSPLIEVKAEMMKNNKRIKSMETMMEVQDKLLRTLALKLNSKLNLADGMEVK